The Ictalurus furcatus strain D&B chromosome 12, Billie_1.0, whole genome shotgun sequence nucleotide sequence AAtcaccataaaaaaaaagtagtagtagtagtagtagtagtaataataataataatagtaataataataataataataataataataataataataataataataatacgaaaaaacaaaaataatgtcattcaaattttttgtcgttttgtttgttttttgtcccaTAACAGTGGTTAAATAACTCATGACTATaaatcatagaaaaaaaaatccaaaaagaaaaaaaaaaaaacaccatcaacaataatagtaatcatCAATATTATAACAACTTTATAACCAATAGATGCTGGTTTGCAGTTGAATACGATTTCTGCTTTGctgatcctacacacacacacacacacacacacatacacacacacacacacacacacacacacacacacacagatttgggCTGGGGGAGATAGACATGTGGGTGAACACGCAAATAACAGGGCAACGGGGTAGGTAGTGAGTTTCTGAGGTGTGTAGGGGCACATAAAGGTAAGAGGGGTTTTCTGATGTGTGTGAGTAGAAGATAAGTCAGGTAGGGGTTTCTAATGTGTCTGAGGGGTGGGTAAGTGGGTAAGTGAAGGTGGTCTGGGGCAGTTTTAGTAGCACCCTGCTGTGGAAGTTGCCACTCCCttcatactgtgtgtgttcaACCCCCAAGCTTGGCAAGGGTGGACCTCGTTTATGCTCCGACTCTTATACacgtgtaagtgtgtgtgtgtgtgtgtgtgtgagtgagtgatcaGAAGCGTCTGTTACATGCACATACAGGTACCCTACGCGTCAGTGAGACAGCACTAGTAGACTGAAACACATTGGCCTCCCCGTCACAGATATTCTAAACTCTACCAAGAAAGAAGGGGAGAGACgagtggagagagacagacagacagagagagagagaaagaaagacagaaaggatGGAAGGAGCAGGACGATGGGTGTTTAGGCACGTTCTCCGCGGACATGATGTGCCAGCTGGATGTCTTTGGGCATGATGGTGACGCGCTTGGCATGGATGGCACACAAGTTGGTGTCCTCAAAAAGACCCACCAGGTACGCCTCGCTGGCCTCCTGCAGGGCTCTGAAGGCGGCGCCTCGGAAGCACAGGTCCGTCTTGATGTCCTGAGTAATCTCTCTCACCAGGCAGCAGTTCAGGGAACTTCTGGTACCGACGGATCTCACGCAGAGCCACTGTGCCGGGCCTGTAACGGTGAGGTTTCTTCACTCCTCCAGTAGAGGGCGCACTCTTACGGGCCGCTTTAGTGGCCAGCTGCTTATGAGGAGCTTTGCCTCCTGTAGATTTGTGGGCGGTCTGCTTGGTACGGGCCATGCTTCTTCAATCTGCTTCAGCGAATGTGTTTAATTTGTCGCAGTGAAATATTTACTATCACACACACCGTTGTTACAGttcttgaccacaaggtggTGCCATCATTAAACTTCTTGGTTACATTCAGAGCGTGGTTCTGAAGATGCTTATCGACACATATAAAGTTTTTGTGATGATATGCAGATGCATTGCTGTGATACACCCTCACGtcttggtttttatttatttatttatttttttgcattttccagtGTGTTACAGGAGAATGGTTTTGAACATAAAAATCCCTTTCAAAATTTTTGCTCAGAAAGGcctcaagatgatgtgagaaATGTGGTGAAGATTGGCCAAAATTTGGAagagtagcaaaaatggcagaTAGATGTAAGCATTTCGAACATcctattgtaacttttgaccagtggGTAGCACTGTCACAAAATATGGTGCATAACTTCAGGTCATGGTCTTGAGAATGCCTACCAAGTTTTGTGTCAGTACGCAAAGTctttgctgagatacagcctcacttaCTGTTTGGCTGCTTCGCTGTCAGATTCGTTGGCCCATTACAAGCAAGTCATTTGGAATATTTACAATTCTTTGGATAACTTTTGTCCAGGTTTGTCTGAAAAGAATGTCCAATTTGATAATGATTGGACAAAAGTTTTTTGGCTTTTGAATTTTGGACACATGGAGCAAAAGTTGTGGCCATAAGCATACTTTTAAATTAGCCCCAAATTTGGCACAATGGTGGTGCTATATCATTGGCAGTATTtagcccaaatttggtcagaatgttccttagaccctctcCAACTAGTGTGTAAAATTTTACAACTTTTTTACCAGACGGTCCTATTGGATGCCATAGAaaccctagccagaagaagaagaagaagaagaagaagaagaagaaaacgtgGAATAACAGTAGGGTGTCTACACACCTTCTGTGCTTGGCCTAATAATTATTGTGAAATAGAAAATATCCTGATTAATGCACAGCATGGCATAAAGATAAAGatctgtgaaaataaaatgtaacatttttctttctttttttcaaaggGCAAAAAACTTAATACTGTACAtctaaatacaaacaaaataaaaagtcagCATATCTGTAGCTGCAAGAGGAAAAATTCATCATGTGATTCGGGGAGCTAGATACATATAGGATCTAGCAATGACTGAAacatataacaaaaatacagtttatgTGTCATTAGTGAGATACAAACCATATGCACGGAGGAATAATCACATCTGAAATATCTGTCATAGTAATAGTGTTGACACCAGGGAATGAGTGTAGACCCATACAACATGTCCACTGGAAACAAAATGAGGGTGACACCTGCAGCCACAGCACTGAACACATTCATTCCCAACGAGGCTTTCACCtaaagagagaggaaacagaAAACAGTAATGTATAACAGGATCGATATTCTATCATTAAACTTCATATTAAATCTGATTATAATAGAGAACAAGTAAAGTCTGGTTTAGCTGATCTCTAAACTCTCAGGTAAAGTTGTAACTTTATGTTTTCTACATCTTCCACAGAGGGAGGTTTCTAGAGGTTTCTTACaagttatgttttatttttgtcttgtcagggagataaaaaaaaaaaaagagagagaagtttGTGAGGCTATGACTTGTGTATAAACAGTGTTGGGTAGTAGTTAACTAAAAGTAGTGACGCTACTAACTTAACGACGTTTTCAGTAGCTCTGCTACTTTAAAAATAGTGTAGCTTTCCAGTAATGAGTTACTTTTTCAAATGAGTAGCAATGTAGCACAACCAATCGCTACATATTTTGTCCAGATACAGTAAAACGGTCCTCTTCATTGCATATCTGCGGTGCCCACTTTCTTCACAGGAATTAAGAGCCCATTAAGAGAATTAAGAGAATATAAGTCACATATATAGGAAGAGACCATCTAATGGACATGTAAAGCAACTATCCACAACTTGTTACGTGATGTACGGGGTGGGAAAATGATAATACTATAATAACTTAACACTGGAGTTAATTCTTTGATACAGAGAATATTACTGGTACTTTGTTGTTAATAGGTAACACAAcatttacttacaaataaaataaaataattcaagtTTATCAGTGCATActgagggatttattttatgttctgaaTACAGCAGTCTAATCGTTATCATAATATAATCATTAGTGGTGTCAAAATTAACGTGTATATTTTTGAAATTTATTTGCAATATTTAACACGTTAACAAAATTAATGCAATTAATGCAATTGTGTTTTAATTACTTCCTGTGGCGGCTGACCTATGATCTAGTATGTATTCATGTTTATGACATGTTATTCATAAGCTGATTCACATTCGGTTGCACATTTAAGTAGCATCAGTGTAGTTAGCTATTTTTTGTTAGTAACTTGTATTGTAGCTAACTACTTTTTTAAAAGGGTAGCTTGAATGTAGCTTATCTACTACAAACTATTAGTAGGTTCTAGATTGAAAAGCTACAGTTTCAAAGTAACTTCTGATTATATTAAGACTGATTATAACACAAGTgagaacttgtttcacagacattatCTGTACCTATAAATGTGTAGAAAGTGTGATGTCTCTTTCTTTTAAGTAATTATTAGCAAATCagtgtggtacaagaggaataaaacacttcttttTGAGCACTTCAtgttgatagagacttcaatgCAGTTCTGGAAGTCGCTCTGgttaagggtgtctgccaaatgccgtaaatgtaatgaataatgaaaaatggaatgattcattcattaatttttgttaattaatttttaattaattaattaattcattcattcattcattaacattgcggggggggggggggggggtccagAGACTATCCCATGTGGAtaagggcacaaggcgggagacactctagacggggtgccaacccattacagggcataatcacacactcattcacacactacagacaatttggaaatgccaatcagcctacaccacaagtctttggactaggggaggaaaccagagtatccagaggtaacccccaaagcacagggagaagatacaaactccatgcacacagggtcgAGGAAGGTTTTCAACCTTGAAAGCCATCGTGCTCCCCAAAATGGaataattcaataattcaaTTTTAGATTTATATGCAGATAAGCTATGTTGTGATTTTGATAGCAAAAagctactttctttttttttttgtaagtttacatgtatgtatatcATTGCATGTACAGTTGTGcataaaagtttgcataccccttgcagaatctactAAATCTttatactgttaacaaaataagagggatcataaaaatcccatgtagttatatatttagtactgtcctgaataagctagttcacataacagatgtttacatatagtccacaagacaagataatagctgaatttataaaaagtaccccgttcaaaagtttattaTAGGGTATTTatatacccttgattcttaatactgtgtgttgttacctggatgatccatgactgtttttatgttttgtgatagttgttcatgagtcccttgtttgtcctgagcagttaaactgcccaaacaatgtgcaggacctggaggatttttctgaagaacagtgggcagtttaactgctcaggacaaacaagggactcatgaacaactatcacaaaacataaaaacagtcgtggatcatccaggtaacaacacacagtattaagaatcaagggtatgcaaacttttgaaggggtaatttttataaactcAGCTATAATCTTGTTTTGTGAACCATATGTAAACATATGTTATGTGAAACAGCTTATTGAGCacagtaattaataaaaaaaaaacaacatggaatTTGTATGATCccttttattttgttaacagtattaagatttaacagattctgcaaggggtatgcaaaatTTTGGGCACAGCTGTATGTTCTCAGGAAGTGGTTTATGGTTTTTTGATGCTACACCATAAGCAGTAATTGTAACAGTATGGTTTCCAGATAAATGTTCTCACTGTGTAGAAGAAGCATCAGTTTTTTATACAAGTGAgaattcgttttttttttttttttttttaaatttatgtatgtttttatttatttatttatttatttatttttaaaataatcgtCATAGACTATATATTTCCCTTCATCCCACTGctttacaacaaaacaaacatagtGTGGGAGGTTTTACTGGAAAACTAAAATGggataaataacaaaaaaatgaactgGAAATTATTAGTAGGCCATATTTACATACCATGCAGGAATTGTAGTTGTTCCCTGCAGCAACCGACAGAGCACCAGAACTTATATactgtttaaaacaaattaaacatgGCTGTTTATCAAGtactaacaaaaaacaactgtgaAAATAGGGTTGTAGAGTGATTTAAAATGatacttaaaatatacatattttgaAGTGTTAAAATCAGGTATTGAAATagacttaaattttttttttaattatttattttatgttattgaTGTACAGAAGCTAGCCCATAATATTAAAGCATAGAAGTGGTAATATCATGTTGAGAGTTATCCTTGGCCTTTTTCttgcattttaaagaaaatctttATTGCTTATAGTAAAGAAAATCaatatttaacaataacaacaacaacaacaaaaatcctaTTAACAAATATTAAGCCcatcaaaaaaattttttattgtgCATCTAGTCCTCTTTAGAAGTCACAATTCAACAGTTTAAATTTATGAAATTAAAGTGTCATGTTACCTCAATATAAATACGCAAGGAGAACTTGTAAGAAAACATTCCTAAACAAACAGAATTATGATAACCAAGTAACTATTAAAACAAGTCTGACACAAAGTTCTAGAAAAGTATCCATCAGGCttttggtataaaaaaaaatataccaaataataatatacaaaaatactctgtttggagcaatatttttaaaaaccccaaaatatataattaccaaatttgaaaaaaggaaagagtaTGGCATACAAAGTCCTAAGGTGAAACAATAAAGAAAGCATTAAATGAGAGAAGCAGACAAGATGCCAAAGCTGTATCTGAAATCgctcactcgttcactcattcactaTTCCCTATATAGCTAATGACATTTGAGTCCACTATATGGGGAAGAAGTGAACGAAAATGAGCGAATTCGGACGCTGACGTAAATACCATGCGTCAGAGAACACTCTGTCACGGACATTGTGGATTGTATCGTAAAACAGTAAAGTTCGTTTTTTTCACTGTTCATTTGTCACGCTGATTGTATTAGTTgataaagagatgtttattcactatttattatatttaataaatatatatattatattaaaaaaagaataaagtaaagtaaaactactgtctgtcatttattttatttgtttattttatacaaataaaatgtttatatttcttttgCATTCTATCGCTGTCTTGTGTTGAAGTATGGGAAACAGTGCGTTGGCGAGTGTACATTGGATGTACACTCGATATCAGAGTCCATTGTGGGTATAAATGAGTGAACAAATGTAGGGGATGAAGTTGTTCACTCAGAATTTGGACACCACTACAAAATTACAGACACCCTATATAGTACACTATATAGGAGATAGGGAGCGGTTCCGAACACAGCACAAGTGTACCTctcagcatgatgctaccaccaacATGTTTCAATATTAGGGGCTATTGTTTTTTAGAgtcgttatatatatatatatatatatatatatatatatatatatatatatatatatatatatatatatatatatatatatataaatgagttAAGTTAAATTACTTCCGAGTTGTAATCTGGAAAGTAAGGTGCTGTAAATGCAGACCAAAAATAACGTACGATAAGTGATCCCCACACAGTGATACCACTGATGATTGCAGGTGTAACAGTAAACGAGCTTAAAACGATACCGAACAAGAGAGTCATGATTCCGATCATGATCTGCACAGTCTGTGGAAAAAGAGACAAACTGTAGGGtaaagtgtaaaatataaaatgttaattaagcACTACTATGAAAATATTTGGGATAAAAAGTGTCTTACCCCCAGTGCTTTGGGCTTGCCTTTTAGAAAAGCTGTGCGTCGGGAGATTTGGGTGTCAGCTGGAGCAGTTACAGGGGTCATGATGACAAGGAATTGGTTCTCGTGCCATGAACAGACAAAACAACCTTAAGAAGTGTTCTCTAAGCAGTAATATTTATAATGAAGGCTAATAATcacatttatttctgttaaTCTTATTATACATTGTAAAAATGATATCTTAGcctgttttaaatgtgtttacatgttttaagctttacatttttcttattcttttgaCAGATTTTCTAGAATTGcttctttctaaaaataaatgagaaaagttAAAATTTGAAAAGTTTGAATTTTGCAAAgtattttattagatttaatgattatatatttgagaatactttattgatccccaagcTGCAACACAAGAGCAACAGAAAATACTTAACAGTCAGAAGACTGAAGTGcaccataaacacacaatatgccACAAATAAGAAGGAATAGCTCTCCAAATTATTTACAGAGTAAAATTCCTGTACATATTGATTGTATGAAATTATATTGCAGGTTGTCAGGTTTAAAACTATACATTAGACATGTGTGATGAGCATTTGTGGTAATGTGTATATAAGAATGTATAAGAATGTCCTAAGTAAAGACATAAGTAaaatggcagtgtgtgtgtaagaatgtgCAGTGACCCTATGTAAAGTTTGTTGTGCAATATGCAGTGTAGTAGTTGGGTATGCAAAATCAGTAGACATGTCCACTGATTTTTGTTGTAGACATTTGgtttattataatgtttattggaaatgcatttgaaaatatatttttaaaaatatattttttacttgctaagatgtttttttgtttgtttgttcttttgcaGTGTGGAGTAGAACAAAGGTAGAAATTTGGTCGAGCATGAGCACGACTTTATTCTCATATTACCCCTTCTGCTCCATTCGGATGAAAatggctgtatttttattttatcctaAACGGGAAACTTACTAAAATGACTATTCTATTTGACTGTTCTCTACTGAACATggaaaaatgaacacatttactTTAGGTGAATCTGCTACATCCTCccttcatatttatattcatattacaCAGGTTACGTTCAggttattttttccccaagaaTAAAACAGATTACAAAACATGGTGCAAAATTGATTGACACTAACTGCTTttctatattaaaataataataataataataataataataataataataataataaacaaaaagttgAATTCACTCTTCTACAATACCTAACAAAAGTGCTTTTCACAAAAGTGTGTCTTTACTGTTCCCCAAAAATGTAATCTGTACAGTttgcaaacagaacacaaaaGGTTAAGCCTTAAAATGCATAATGTTTAATCTGCTGTGagtgaataaattaaattacataacATTCTATTTAACATAAATTATGTTTACACTGTCACACCAGCAATCTGCTCCAGATGCTACATGGACTTTACAGCTATCTCACACACATGAAAACTAACACACCGGTTTCCTATTTTCACTCAAAACTAAACCATTTCTATTAGTTTTTTATTTGAGCCTTGTGATTATGCCTTATGATCTGATTTCATTGCACTTATGTCCTCCTGCCTCAGATTTCATGacaatatctctctctattttttttttttaaccaaaactaATTGCAGtcatttgctttgttttgatGAAGTTGGCAATAAGTTTTCTTTTGGGACCAAAAAAAGTCTACTATGAACACTATAATGAAAATCTATTAAAACAATGTAaatagttttattatattttataacatgAATCTCTGTGTAGGAAATTtatgatataaataaaaaagcacaaatattTACCTGATGAAAGAACTTGCTTGTTTTATGCTGCGTGGCTATGTTTGACTTGTGAGACAGTGGAGGTTTTTAGAATGCTCTTTTTACCTGCTTGAACACGTGTTTGTGGCTGACTGACCTAATTATGGTTAGACACCGAACAAACCCATCCTCTTTAATGTTTGTCTTAAATCCATCAATGCAACATTTGCAATAATAGAATGAGCAAATATTATTAGCATCTTTTGAAAAAGTGCAGTTTAAAATCAGGGCCATACAATTCTATAAGTAGACAAAGTAACAGGTTTACAATAATTTTGTTAAACATATCTTCA carries:
- the LOC128615274 gene encoding membrane-spanning 4-domains subfamily A member 4A-like isoform X2; amino-acid sequence: MIGIMTLLFGIVLSSFTVTPAIISGITVWGSLIYISSGALSVAAGNNYNSCMVKASLGMNVFSAVAAGVTLILFPVDMLYGSTLIPWCQHYYYDRYFRCDYSSVHMWNGIYGVLLVFSLLEFIISICTSAFACKVTCCSETTLIYSQPMNSQPMYSQPMNSQMMNSQPMYNPAFYNPQVPQQSSVITYNNV
- the LOC128615274 gene encoding membrane-spanning 4-domains subfamily A member 4A-like isoform X1, which codes for MTPVTAPADTQISRRTAFLKGKPKALGTVQIMIGIMTLLFGIVLSSFTVTPAIISGITVWGSLIYISSGALSVAAGNNYNSCMVKASLGMNVFSAVAAGVTLILFPVDMLYGSTLIPWCQHYYYDRYFRCDYSSVHMWNGIYGVLLVFSLLEFIISICTSAFACKVTCCSETTLIYSQPMNSQPMYSQPMNSQMMNSQPMYNPAFYNPQVPQQSSVITYNNV